The genomic DNA CCTTTCAGGTACGGTTTCATCAGGATTACAAAATTTTTCGTTCAACTCAAGACATCTCACCAACGGTGTATATTTCCTCGTGATGAAAACAGAGTCAGGCTTCAGAAGTGTGAAAATTGCTATGATGAGATGATATTTTGGAGTTTTGAGATTTTTTGTTATTTTTGAGAACATTATACAGGAGTTTGAAAAATGAATACGAAAAAAATGTTCATATCGATTATTTGTTTAGTATTTGTCTTAAGGTTACCTCTATTGCATGCTCAGACAGACCCGGTACCTTTCCTAAGATTATCAGGAATGGACCGGTGGGAAGGCTTAACTCATGCAACAGGGGACGGGGGCTACTCGAGTTATAGTTACAGTACTTGGGAAATTACTGACTCAATGCTGCTTGATGGTATCATGTTCTTTAAACAGGGACTTATTTATTATGGATTTGATCGGGATTCAAATAAACTTTATGAATATAGTGATGGAGTGAAACGGCTACATCTTGACTTCAGTCTACCTTCAGGGTCTTCTTTTATCGGTGGATTCGGGAATGGTACGCCCATCACTGTAACGGGAAACTCCAGTTCAAAAGTTTTCAAGGCTCACTATGGCGTTTACCCTGTTTATGACATAACTGTCACCTATGCCAAGGAAACAGGGGTAATTAGTGATGTATCACAAATGGTGATGAGTTCAAGATGGTCGAAATTCAGTACTACAACCTTATCGAAACTCGGGAGGAAAGTAAATGGCGATACACTTTACCTTGATCATGGTTACTACCCTTCTATGATTTTTACACCTGTAACATCTCCCTCAACTACCTATAGCCCGACTTTTTCGACAGCCAACTGGCATTATCTAAACTATCGTCTGCAGCCAAATAATCCGCAGTTCAATTATCTTGATACACTTTTTTTTGAATATTATTACTCAAATGGAGTTGACTCAACCGACATCATAACATTAAAATACAAAGCTTCAAGTTCAAACAGTTTTGTGGTCACCTTCGATAGCAGTATTATTAAAAGTGGTTATCATGTCAAGTACTGGCTTAAATTAAAGGACAAAAGTTTCCGTCCCAAATTTATAAAAAACCCTGAATATCAAGCATATCATACGCTTACATTTAATGTACCAGTTGGAATTGAAAACGAAACATTGCCCGACAACTTTTTCCAACTCACCGCCTACCCAAATCCATTTAACAATTCCACCTCATTGAAAATCGACCATTTTGAGAGCGGGGAAGTAACAGTTAACATCTACTCACTGACCGGTGAAAAAGCTATGGAGACCCTGTTCAGTCGCAAAGAAGTCGGGACTTTACTGCTGCCCGTAGAGTTTGGAAGTCAGCCATCCGGAGTCTATATTGCAGATGTAAACTTTGTTTCCTCATCCGGGGAAATGCATAGAAAACACCATAAACTGGTTTATTTAAAATAGGGGAATCAAAAGGAAGATATTTTGGCAGGAAAGTGGTGGACCCTCCAGGACTTGAACCTGGGACCTACTGATTATGAGTCAGTTGCTCTAACCAACTGAGCTAAGGGTCCTAAAAAATTTCAAATTGAGACTGAAAATATAGCTATTTTTGTGTTTTCAACAAATAATTTTTTTTGAAATGGATAAATTTGTTTTGAGATACAAAAGAGTTTCAGTTCTCATTCTCGCCGGATTATTGTTAATCATTCATGGTTGTGGTTCCAAGTCAGACGAAATACCTTCCCCCAAAGATTCGATTGAAGTAAGTTCAAAAAACGACACAAATTACACAGCTTTAAAACTTGTGTTCAACAAACAGATACAGGGTCTAAAGGGGAAAAATGTAACGGACTACATGAGCACCATTAAAGTGAGCGGGCTTGACTCAATAAATGCTTATAACTACTTCGAAACAGTAACAAAACTCTACGATCTTGATTACACCATTCTGAACTTTACCGTTTTAAGAGCCGATGCCCGGTCTGCTGAAGTTGAGGTTGAGATGGAAGTCAGAAAAGTAAACGGACCTCAGTTTGACGATCACAGATCAATAACCCGACACATCCTCGAAAAAATTGATGGCGGCTGGCGAATTGTTGAGTCCCGGGAAATCAAGTTTACACCCATAAAACCTGAACTAAAGAAATAAAAGAAGTATTTGGTTATTTTTTTAGAAAAAGGTATATTTGTAATCTAAATTTTTGTGTGCCGGGATGGCGGAATTGGTAGACGCACAGGACTTAAAATCCTGTGGGAGTTTCTCCCGTGCCGGTTCGACCCCGGCTCTCGGTACCATAAATTTGAGAGGGAGTTAAAACGGGTTCTTAGCTCAGTTGGCTAGAGCGTCTGTTTGACGTACAGAAGGTCACAGGTTCGACTCCTGTAGAACCCACAAAAACCGGTTTATTCCGGTTTTGTTATGCAGTGATTATTTTACAACTTTTGAAAGGTATCATTTAAAATTTGATACAAGATAACAATTCAAATTCCAAAGAACCAAAAGATTCCGTAAGGATTAACGAGGAGATTCGTGTTCCTCAGGTTCGGGTAATAGATTCAGACGGCGGGCAATTAGGGGTTATGGAAACAAAAGCGGCGATAGCCGTTGCAAGAAGTAAAGAGCTGGATCTCGTTGAGATAGCTCCAAAAGCAGACCCCCCGGTTTGTAAAATAATCAATTTCGGCAAGTTTAAATACGAGAAGCAAAAACGGGAGAAAACCCAGCGAAAAAATCAAGTGGTACAGATACTCAAAGAGATAAGGTTCCATCCGAATACCGATTCTCACGATTTCGAGTTCAAGACAAAGCATGCAATTAACTTCCTTGAAGAAGGAAACAAAGTTAAGGTGTCAGTAATGTTCAAAGGTCGCGAAATGGCTTATACACAGCTTGGAGAGACATTGTTGAACAAGTTTGTTGAAAGAATTGCAGAAATCGCTAAAGTAGAATCTCCAATTAAATTGGAGGGACGAAATATGAATGTTATCGTTGTACCGGTAAAAAACAAATCCAAAAAGAAATAAATTCGGGACAGCAATGCCAAAAATGAAAACCAACCGCGGAGCGCGGAAGACCTTCAAAGAGACTGCATCAGGCGGTTTCAAGCGTAAGAAAGCTTACAGAAGCCATATTCTTACTTCCAAAACAACAAAACGGAAGAGACATCTTAGAAAAGGTACAATGGTTACCGACGCAGATGCTCCGAAGATTAAAAGAATGTTGCAATAGGAAGGATGAAATAATATGCCAAGGTCACAAAATAATGTAGCTTCACACCACAGAAGAAAAAAGATCCTCAAACTTGCAAAAGGTTACTGGGGTTCCAGAAAAAATGTTTACACTATTGCCAAAAACCATGTTGAAAAAGGTTTAACACACGCTTATGTGGGCAGAAAATTAAAGAAACGCGAATACAGAAGACTCTGGATCGCAAGAATAAACGCCGGTGCAAGAATGCACGGATTGAATTATTCTACTTTTATTTCCGGTTTGAGCAAAAAAGGTGTAGCAATCAATCGTAAAGTTCTCGCTAATCTTGCTGCTGAAAATCCGCAGGTTTTCGCAGAACTGGCGAATCTGGTTAAAAGCTAACTTAAATTAAATGTTTTACACCCTCTTTCTCGGAAATTATCCGATTAAGAGGGTTTTTTTATTTAAACTTAAAGTGTCAGCAGATGTTAAACAAGATAAATGATGCCAAAACGCAATATGCCTCCGATATTTTGCATGTTAAAACTCCCAAAGATCTTGAAGATTTAAGGATCAAATATCTCGGGAGAAACGGACTTGTATCGGTTCTCTTCGAAGAATTTAAAACCGTAACTCCTGAAGAAAAAAGAGTATTGGGGAAGGAATTGAACTTCCTCCGCCAGGAGCTGCAGTCAAAGTACGATGATCTAAAAGAAACAATCGAAAAGGCTGCAAAATTGAATGCGCCAAAAATCGATTTGACACTTCCAGGACGGCAAACCAAAGCAGG from Bacteroidota bacterium includes the following:
- the rplT gene encoding 50S ribosomal protein L20, producing the protein MPRSQNNVASHHRRKKILKLAKGYWGSRKNVYTIAKNHVEKGLTHAYVGRKLKKREYRRLWIARINAGARMHGLNYSTFISGLSKKGVAINRKVLANLAAENPQVFAELANLVKS
- a CDS encoding nuclear transport factor 2 family protein, which gives rise to MRYKRVSVLILAGLLLIIHGCGSKSDEIPSPKDSIEVSSKNDTNYTALKLVFNKQIQGLKGKNVTDYMSTIKVSGLDSINAYNYFETVTKLYDLDYTILNFTVLRADARSAEVEVEMEVRKVNGPQFDDHRSITRHILEKIDGGWRIVESREIKFTPIKPELKK
- the infC gene encoding translation initiation factor IF-3, whose protein sequence is MIQDNNSNSKEPKDSVRINEEIRVPQVRVIDSDGGQLGVMETKAAIAVARSKELDLVEIAPKADPPVCKIINFGKFKYEKQKREKTQRKNQVVQILKEIRFHPNTDSHDFEFKTKHAINFLEEGNKVKVSVMFKGREMAYTQLGETLLNKFVERIAEIAKVESPIKLEGRNMNVIVVPVKNKSKKK
- the rpmI gene encoding 50S ribosomal protein L35 → MPKMKTNRGARKTFKETASGGFKRKKAYRSHILTSKTTKRKRHLRKGTMVTDADAPKIKRMLQ